The genomic interval TTTTAATACTCACATTATTGATCCACATATTCAAATCTTAATAATAAAGACATGAAAAAAATCTCGTTAGCATTGTTGTTTGCAGTATTCAGTACTGCTGCTTTTTCACAAGGCTTTTCGTTCGGCCCAAAAGCTGGTATTAACATTAGTAATTATACAGGTGGCGATATCGAATCAGATGCATTGGTAGGATATCACTTCGGTGGATTACTCAACTTTGGAATCGGGAAAAACTTCTCAATTCAACCGGAAGTCTTGTTTTCAACACAGGGAGGGAAAATTAACGACAGCGGAACAAAGTCAAACTTTAAAACCTCTTATGTAGCCGTTCCGGTAATGATCAGATTAAAAACCAATGGCGGATTTTACATTGAAGCAGGTCCTCAGGCTTCCTTCAGGACAGGTGAAGATGTTCCGGATCAAACCATTGACCATTTTGCAAAAAATCTTGATCTTTCAATCGGAGCAGGAATTGGCTATCAATCCAGTATTGGCTTAGGAATCGGAGCAAGGTACATGGCAGGCCTTTCTAAGGTTGGGGATTTTGAAGGAAACGACATTGATCCTGATTTCAAGAACAGCGTTATTCAGGTTAGCTTATTTTGGGTAATTCCAACAAGCAGTAAATAATAACACACTATTTGATTCTTAAAAATGAGCTACGGCTCATTTTTTTGCTTTAGACCCAATCATTTATTTTGATCATAGCCCAGTGCAGCAGCAATCGCTTCCAATATTGCTTTTTTGCCTTCCTCAGATTTAACAATAAGTGCTGCTTCTAAAATATTATTTCTCCTAATTTCACAAGCAATGTGTAAAGCCTGAAAATTGCTTAAATCATTGTATCTGGATTTAAGCTCGCTGACAATCTCCGTTTCTGTTTTCATTTTACAATTAGAATTATTTGGTTGTGAAGTAAACTATCTAATAAAACGATATTTAAATCTCCTTAATTATCAAATAGTTATTACCCGGACAAATATTATTTTTGAAAAAACAGGGAGAGTTTTAGTTTTTCTGAAAAATAAAATTAACCTTTGTCTATCGAATTAGTAGATTTATCGAGAATGAAGGGAGAGGTTAGGCTCTATGATCTTCTGGCAACCTATGACCAATTAAGGTGCCCCAACCTAATTCTAAGGATAAATCTAAAAAAACCAATGGAATATTGAGTTGAAGGCGTGCCGAATTTAATGATGCAATTACCAGAAGGATATGAACTTTCTGAGATACATCATTTATATCACAGATCAGTTTATCGTTTAGGTTTTCAAAAATTACTCTATTACTAAAAGCAAAATTATAAGTAATGAAAATTAAAAGTTTATTTTTCGTAGGTACAATCAGTGCAGTTTTATTGTCTACCACTTTGCTGGCTCAAAATAAGCCATTGACCAATGGCAAATGGAGAGGTGTTTTTCAGGTTGGGCAAAGAGCTGTCCCTTTTAATTTTGAAGTCGCAAACGGGGCTGGCCAAGCACCGGTTTTGACGGCTACGAATGGAGACAGGAGAGATGATTTTAATGTAAAACATATTTCACGGGATTCTATCCAGGTTACTCTAAATACATTTGAATATGCCTGGTTTGCTAAAATTCAAGGTGACGGGAGCATTAGCGGAGTACAGAAAAGCCTGATCGCCGGAAATAAATCAACCCCGGTTTCTTTTACCGCACAGCCGGGACAATCTTATCGGTTTACAGAACCCGGGAAGGAAGTTGCTCCTACAACTAATTTGTCTGGAAAGTGGGTAATTAAAATCAAAGCAAATTCCCCAACAACTGGTAAACCATTACCCGATCGTGTGGCTGTTTTTGAACAAAAAGGAAATAAGCTGAATGGGATTATTCTAAGTGTTTCAGGAGATAGCAGGGAATTGGAAGGAAATGTACAAGGCAATGAATTTGAACTTTCTGGCTTTACCGGATCGGGTGTAGCTTACGTAAAAGGTAAGATCACGGATGATAAAACAATAACCGGTGCCATTGGTGCAGGTGCCGAACCTATCCTTTTTGAAGGTACAAAAGATGATAAAGCTGCTTTGCCTGATGCTTATGCATTGACTTTCCTGAAACCGGGATACGATAAACTGGACTTTACTTTTCCTGATGTAAATGGAAAATTGGTTTCGTTGAGTGATGAAAAATACAAAGGCAAGGTCGTTATAATTGAATTGATGGGAAGTTGGTGCCCAAATTGTATTGATCAGATTCAGTTTCTGGCACCCTGGTATAAGGAAAATAAAGCAAAAGGTGTAGAAGCAATTGCCCTGGCTTTTGAAGCAAAAGACGATTTACAATTCGCAAAAGGTACTTTGACAAAACTGAAAAACCGTTTTGATATCCAGTATGATATGCTTTTTGCAGGAAAAGTAGGAGGAGATATTGTTGCAGAAAAATTACCCGCAATCGACAAATTTATGGCTTACCCGACTACGATTATTGTAGGCCGTGATGGGAAAGTGAAGGAAATACATACTGGTTTTTCAGGAAAGGGAACCGGGCAGTTTTATCAGGACTATGTAAAAAAATGGAATAATGATCTTGCAAAATTAATAGCAGAACCATTGCCATGATCAATTATTGATCGACAACATAGATAGCTAATAACCAGATAATTGAAATTTTAAGAATGGAAATATATTGTGATAACGCTGCTACGACAGCAGTTGATCCCGAGGTAGTAAAAGCCATATTGCCTTATCTGACATCTAATTATGGTAATCCTTCATCAAGTCATTGGGCAGGCCGTAAAGTGAAAGAGGCCATTGCTTCATCTAGGCAGACTATTGCCGGTTTGCTTGGTGCCGATACGAATGAAATTTTCTTTGTGTCGGGAGCGACGGAAGCTAATAATCTTGCTTTGTCAGGAGCAATCAATGCTTACGAAATCAGTCATGTTATCACTAGTAAAATAGAGCATAAAGCAGTTTTACAGACCTTGGCTGTTTATGAAAAAGCCGGTGATATTGAGATTAGTTTTGTGAAACTGGATGACTTTGGGAATGTAGACCTGAAGCATTTGGAAAATCTTTTAAAAGCCAATCCGCAAACACTGATCAGCCTGATGCACGGTAATAATGAAATTGGGAATATAACCGATATCGCTGCAATCGGTGTACTTGCGAAGCAATACAATGCTATTTTTCATACAGATACCACACAAACAATTGGTAAACTTCCTTTTAATTTAAAAGAAATAAATATTGATTTTCTGGTTGGTTCTGCACATAAATTTCATGGGCCAAAAGGGGCCGGATTTATATATATCAATAAAAAGCATAAAATTAAACCGTATATAATTGGCGGAGGCCAGGAAAACGGGCAACGCGGCGGCACTGAAAATGTAATTGGTATTGTTGGTTTGGCAAAAGCACTCGAACTTTCTTACCGCAGTAAAGAAGTCGTACAAACCCATCTGGCAAAATTAAAAAAACATTTTATTTCAAGCCTGGATGATCTGACGATTGGCGGGATTACTTTCAATGGTGAAAGCAGGTCTGTACATAAAAGCCTTAA from Dyadobacter sp. NIV53 carries:
- a CDS encoding porin family protein — translated: MKKISLALLFAVFSTAAFSQGFSFGPKAGINISNYTGGDIESDALVGYHFGGLLNFGIGKNFSIQPEVLFSTQGGKINDSGTKSNFKTSYVAVPVMIRLKTNGGFYIEAGPQASFRTGEDVPDQTIDHFAKNLDLSIGAGIGYQSSIGLGIGARYMAGLSKVGDFEGNDIDPDFKNSVIQVSLFWVIPTSSK
- a CDS encoding peroxiredoxin; the encoded protein is MKIKSLFFVGTISAVLLSTTLLAQNKPLTNGKWRGVFQVGQRAVPFNFEVANGAGQAPVLTATNGDRRDDFNVKHISRDSIQVTLNTFEYAWFAKIQGDGSISGVQKSLIAGNKSTPVSFTAQPGQSYRFTEPGKEVAPTTNLSGKWVIKIKANSPTTGKPLPDRVAVFEQKGNKLNGIILSVSGDSRELEGNVQGNEFELSGFTGSGVAYVKGKITDDKTITGAIGAGAEPILFEGTKDDKAALPDAYALTFLKPGYDKLDFTFPDVNGKLVSLSDEKYKGKVVIIELMGSWCPNCIDQIQFLAPWYKENKAKGVEAIALAFEAKDDLQFAKGTLTKLKNRFDIQYDMLFAGKVGGDIVAEKLPAIDKFMAYPTTIIVGRDGKVKEIHTGFSGKGTGQFYQDYVKKWNNDLAKLIAEPLP
- a CDS encoding cysteine desulfurase family protein — translated: MEIYCDNAATTAVDPEVVKAILPYLTSNYGNPSSSHWAGRKVKEAIASSRQTIAGLLGADTNEIFFVSGATEANNLALSGAINAYEISHVITSKIEHKAVLQTLAVYEKAGDIEISFVKLDDFGNVDLKHLENLLKANPQTLISLMHGNNEIGNITDIAAIGVLAKQYNAIFHTDTTQTIGKLPFNLKEINIDFLVGSAHKFHGPKGAGFIYINKKHKIKPYIIGGGQENGQRGGTENVIGIVGLAKALELSYRSKEVVQTHLAKLKKHFISSLDDLTIGGITFNGESRSVHKSLNNIVSVAFPCLSSGNLVSKLDNLGIAVSGGSACSNLGSGGSHVISAIYKNPDKEIVRFSFSKFNTIEELDFIVKAIISIYQKDRIEEAKDYVQTFNLAS